The following proteins come from a genomic window of Natrinema saccharevitans:
- a CDS encoding 50S ribosomal protein L23, with product MSSAIEHPLVTEKAMNDMDFENKLQFVVNPDATKPEIRDEVEERFEISVENINTQVTMNGKKKAIVRLSEEDDAQEVASRIGVF from the coding sequence ATGAGTTCGGCCATCGAACACCCGCTGGTCACGGAGAAGGCGATGAACGACATGGACTTCGAGAACAAGCTCCAGTTCGTCGTCAACCCGGACGCGACCAAGCCCGAGATTCGGGACGAGGTCGAGGAGCGGTTCGAAATCTCCGTCGAGAACATCAACACGCAGGTAACGATGAACGGCAAAAAGAAGGCGATCGTCCGCCTCTCGGAGGAGGACGACGCCCAGGAAGTCGCTTCGCGAATCGGGGTGTTCTGA
- a CDS encoding 50S ribosomal protein L2, which translates to MGRRIQGQRRGRGTSTFRAPSHRYKAKLDHKKEEDDDVVRGTVVDIEHDPARSAPVAAVEFEDGDQRLILAPEGVSVGEELQVGVSAEIKPGNTLPLAEIPEGVPVCNVESNPGDGGRFARASGTNADLITHDRSAAVIQLPSGEVKRLDPQCRATIGVVAGGGRTEKPMVKAGNKYHKMKARGTKWPRVRGVAMNAVDHPFGGGGRQHPGKPKSVSRDAPPGRKVGDISSRRTGRGGNK; encoded by the coding sequence ATGGGACGACGCATTCAGGGCCAACGACGCGGTCGCGGGACTTCGACGTTCCGTGCCCCGTCGCACCGATACAAGGCGAAGCTCGATCACAAGAAAGAGGAAGACGACGATGTCGTACGCGGGACGGTCGTCGACATCGAACACGACCCGGCCCGATCCGCACCGGTCGCCGCCGTCGAGTTCGAAGACGGCGATCAGCGACTGATCCTCGCTCCCGAGGGCGTCTCGGTCGGCGAGGAACTGCAGGTCGGCGTCTCCGCCGAGATCAAGCCCGGCAACACGCTGCCGCTGGCCGAGATTCCGGAAGGCGTGCCGGTCTGTAACGTCGAATCCAACCCCGGCGACGGCGGTCGATTCGCCCGCGCCTCGGGGACCAACGCCGACCTGATCACGCACGACCGGTCGGCGGCGGTCATTCAACTTCCCAGCGGCGAGGTCAAGCGCCTCGATCCGCAGTGTCGCGCCACCATCGGCGTCGTCGCCGGTGGCGGCCGCACGGAGAAGCCGATGGTCAAGGCAGGGAACAAGTACCACAAGATGAAGGCACGGGGCACGAAGTGGCCCCGCGTCCGCGGTGTCGCGATGAACGCCGTCGACCACCCGTTCGGTGGCGGCGGCCGACAGCACCCCGGCAAACCCAAGTCCGTCTCGCGGGACGCCCCGCCGGGACGGAAAGTCGGTGACATCTCGTCCCGACGCACCGGTCGAGGTGGCAACAAATGA